A DNA window from Halomicrobium mukohataei DSM 12286 contains the following coding sequences:
- a CDS encoding bifunctional ADP-dependent NAD(P)H-hydrate dehydratase/NAD(P)H-hydrate epimerase, giving the protein MITGSEMAVVDENAAALGVPRKQLMESSGNAVARAVERIADQGASVRIVAGRGNNGGDAFVAARFLDAYDLSVSLLGRPETITTEIARQNWTALEQSDYETEQVRDASQFALDDPDVIVDAMLGTGISGPLREPTATAAARINDSESTVVSVDVPSGMDGDTGALAAGAVEADRVVTFHDTKPGLDELDATVTVADIGIPDTAELFVERGDLRRLDRDPTSHKGDNGEVLVVGGGPYTGAPALAAQAALRAGGDLVRVACPRAVADAVQGYSENLIVRPLDGATLAPSHVDELIALADASDAVVLGPGLGDAEPTLDAAADFLERYDGRAVVDADALSVVSEVETTADLICTPHQGELLKMGGETAEAWRDRADRVADFAAQIGQTMLVKGAYDIVSDGTRTRVNRTGNPGMTVGGSGDVLAGVVSALAATCGEHDAAAIGAYVTGRAGDLVADERGNGLVATDLVAAIPRALWQGTE; this is encoded by the coding sequence ATGATTACCGGTTCGGAGATGGCAGTCGTCGACGAGAACGCGGCCGCGCTGGGTGTCCCCCGCAAACAGCTCATGGAGTCTTCGGGGAACGCGGTGGCTCGGGCGGTCGAACGGATCGCAGACCAGGGGGCGTCGGTACGGATCGTCGCCGGCCGCGGGAACAACGGCGGCGACGCGTTCGTCGCGGCCCGGTTTCTCGACGCCTACGACCTGAGCGTCTCACTGCTGGGGCGACCCGAGACGATCACGACGGAGATCGCACGCCAGAACTGGACGGCGCTCGAACAGTCCGACTACGAGACCGAGCAGGTCAGGGACGCCAGCCAGTTCGCGCTCGACGACCCCGACGTGATCGTCGACGCGATGCTCGGCACGGGGATCAGCGGTCCGCTCCGCGAGCCGACGGCGACGGCGGCAGCACGGATAAACGACAGTGAGAGCACCGTCGTCTCCGTCGACGTGCCTTCGGGGATGGACGGCGACACCGGGGCGCTGGCAGCGGGTGCGGTCGAGGCCGACCGGGTCGTGACGTTCCACGATACGAAGCCCGGACTGGACGAGCTCGACGCGACCGTCACCGTCGCGGACATCGGCATCCCCGACACCGCCGAGTTGTTCGTCGAGCGGGGCGACCTGCGTCGGCTCGACCGCGATCCGACGAGCCACAAGGGCGACAACGGGGAGGTGCTCGTCGTCGGCGGCGGCCCGTACACGGGCGCACCGGCACTGGCGGCACAGGCGGCGCTGCGAGCCGGCGGGGACCTCGTCAGAGTCGCCTGTCCTCGCGCCGTCGCCGACGCGGTACAGGGCTACAGCGAGAACCTCATCGTCAGACCGCTGGACGGCGCGACGCTCGCGCCGTCACACGTCGACGAACTGATCGCCCTCGCAGACGCCAGCGACGCGGTCGTCCTCGGGCCGGGGCTCGGTGACGCGGAACCGACGCTCGACGCGGCCGCGGACTTCCTCGAACGGTACGACGGGCGCGCCGTCGTCGACGCCGACGCGCTGTCGGTCGTCTCGGAGGTCGAGACGACGGCGGACCTGATCTGTACGCCCCACCAGGGCGAGCTTCTGAAGATGGGCGGCGAGACGGCAGAGGCGTGGCGCGACCGCGCGGATCGCGTCGCCGACTTCGCCGCACAGATCGGACAGACGATGCTGGTCAAGGGTGCCTACGACATCGTCTCCGACGGGACGCGAACCCGCGTCAACCGCACCGGCAATCCCGGCATGACCGTCGGCGGCAGCGGCGACGTGCTCGCTGGGGTGGTCAGTGCGCTGGCCGCGACGTGTGGGGAACACGACGCCGCGGCGATCGGCGCGTACGTCACCGGCCGAGCCGGCGATCTCGTCGCCGACGAGCGGGGCAACGGACTCGTGGCGACGGACCTGGTCGCGGCGATCCCACGGGCGCTCTGGCAGGGCACAGAGTAG
- a CDS encoding acylphosphatase produces the protein MSDRTRAHVFVSGKVQGVFYRATTRETAGETGVDGWVKNLSDGRVEAVFEGPASAVESMVEWCHEGSPRARVDGVEVEYEEPAGIEGFEIRR, from the coding sequence ATGTCCGATCGCACGCGCGCACACGTGTTCGTCAGCGGCAAGGTACAGGGCGTCTTCTACCGCGCCACCACCCGCGAGACCGCGGGCGAGACGGGCGTCGACGGCTGGGTGAAGAACCTCTCGGACGGCCGCGTCGAGGCGGTCTTCGAGGGCCCCGCGTCGGCCGTCGAGTCGATGGTCGAGTGGTGTCACGAGGGCAGTCCCAGAGCCCGCGTCGACGGCGTCGAGGTCGAGTACGAGGAGCCGGCGGGGATCGAGGGCTTCGAGATCCGGCGGTAG
- a CDS encoding DNA-3-methyladenine glycosylase family protein: MQRGQIATASLPGGVDLQSTVESGQSYLWDRSDGRMYDQDGAHGGSAWYWTTVRVDGRAHVIRVRQRDGHLEWESDIDATPHLRRLLRLDDDLEAIRATAPDDAVVQDAYDEYWGMRLVRDPPFGSLISFICSAQMRVGRIHGMQQALRETYGDPVTFDGETYHAYPTPEQLAATTEAALRDLGLGYRAPYVLRTATMVAEGKADPHAAREMVYEEARDHLTQFVGVGDKVADCVLLFSLDFLQAVPLDTWIKTTIEEYFPTADRGNYADTSRAIREALGGEYAGYAQTYVFHFLRSGGEPA, translated from the coding sequence ATGCAACGGGGCCAGATAGCGACCGCGAGCCTGCCGGGTGGCGTCGACCTCCAGTCGACCGTCGAGAGCGGCCAGTCGTACCTCTGGGACCGCTCTGACGGTCGGATGTACGATCAGGACGGCGCACACGGCGGCTCGGCGTGGTACTGGACGACCGTCAGGGTCGACGGTCGAGCCCACGTGATCAGGGTTCGACAGCGAGACGGCCACCTCGAATGGGAGAGCGACATCGACGCGACGCCGCACCTCCGGCGACTGCTCCGACTGGACGACGACCTCGAAGCGATCCGTGCGACGGCACCCGACGACGCCGTCGTTCAGGACGCGTACGACGAGTACTGGGGGATGCGTCTCGTCCGCGATCCGCCGTTCGGCTCGCTGATCTCCTTTATCTGCTCGGCACAGATGCGCGTGGGCCGCATCCACGGGATGCAACAGGCGCTGCGCGAGACGTACGGCGATCCGGTCACGTTCGACGGCGAGACCTACCACGCGTACCCGACGCCCGAACAGCTGGCAGCGACGACGGAGGCGGCGCTGCGAGACCTCGGGCTGGGCTACCGCGCGCCGTACGTCCTGCGGACCGCGACGATGGTCGCCGAGGGGAAAGCGGACCCGCACGCGGCCCGCGAGATGGTCTACGAGGAGGCTCGCGACCACCTCACCCAGTTCGTCGGCGTCGGAGACAAGGTCGCCGACTGCGTGTTACTGTTCTCGCTCGACTTCCTCCAGGCGGTCCCGCTGGACACCTGGATCAAGACGACCATCGAGGAGTACTTCCCGACCGCCGATCGGGGCAACTACGCAGACACCTCGCGGGCGATCCGTGAGGCGCTGGGCGGCGAGTACGCCGGCTACGCGCAGACGTACGTCTTCCATTTCCTCCGCAGCGGCGGCGAGCCGGCGTGA
- a CDS encoding DUF555 domain-containing protein: MDCRVVVEAAVPVYDVETPDEAVRIAISKTGEMLNPDLNYVEINMGERQCPHCGDELEPAFIAADESLVALELEMTVFNVERDEHAARIARKEIGQRLENIPLEVLQIETIEETDDSDAEEPADSTDDEADGAASDTDEVDAETESDSDDVLPEFDELMNE, translated from the coding sequence ATGGATTGTCGAGTTGTCGTCGAGGCCGCTGTGCCCGTCTACGACGTGGAAACTCCCGACGAGGCGGTCCGGATCGCGATCTCGAAGACCGGCGAGATGCTCAATCCGGACCTCAACTACGTCGAGATCAACATGGGTGAACGCCAGTGTCCTCACTGTGGCGACGAACTCGAACCCGCCTTCATCGCTGCCGACGAGAGCCTGGTCGCGCTCGAACTGGAGATGACCGTCTTCAACGTCGAGCGCGACGAACACGCCGCCCGGATCGCTCGCAAGGAGATCGGGCAACGCCTCGAGAACATCCCGCTGGAGGTACTACAGATCGAAACGATCGAGGAGACAGACGACTCCGACGCCGAGGAGCCAGCGGACTCGACCGACGACGAGGCCGACGGTGCCGCGTCCGACACTGACGAGGTGGACGCGGAAACGGAGTCGGATTCGGACGACGTGTTACCAGAGTTCGACGAGTTAATGAACGAATAA
- a CDS encoding UPF0058 family protein produces MKKQELIHLHGLLAQVQNHYEQETGDTVEHDKYVDLGVQPTSIHKSKTDHKAAVFALAKGITSEMNAEEKEPVSAAAD; encoded by the coding sequence ATGAAGAAGCAGGAACTCATCCATCTCCACGGCCTGCTTGCACAGGTACAGAACCACTACGAACAAGAGACAGGGGACACAGTAGAACACGACAAGTACGTCGATCTCGGTGTCCAGCCGACCTCGATTCACAAGTCGAAGACGGATCACAAGGCCGCTGTATTTGCCCTCGCGAAGGGTATTACGTCCGAGATGAACGCCGAAGAAAAAGAACCTGTTTCTGCTGCTGCCGACTGA
- a CDS encoding translation initiation factor IF-2 subunit beta: MDYDEMLDQAIEESPEIEGDGERFEVPDPDLRQEGNATVFENFQSVCDRLSRADEHVMQFLQNEVGTSGHIDESGRARLTGEFRERRIADALDAYADAYVLCPECGLPDTKLKDEQGATVLRCEACGAQSPAGP, from the coding sequence ATGGACTACGACGAGATGCTCGACCAGGCGATCGAGGAGTCGCCGGAGATCGAGGGCGACGGCGAACGGTTCGAGGTCCCCGACCCGGACCTTCGCCAGGAGGGGAACGCGACGGTGTTCGAGAACTTCCAGTCGGTCTGTGATCGACTCTCGCGAGCGGACGAACACGTGATGCAGTTCCTCCAGAACGAGGTCGGGACGAGCGGCCACATCGACGAGAGCGGCCGGGCCAGGCTCACTGGAGAGTTCCGGGAGCGACGCATCGCCGACGCGCTCGACGCCTACGCCGACGCCTACGTACTGTGTCCGGAGTGTGGGCTCCCCGACACGAAGCTCAAGGACGAGCAGGGCGCGACGGTGCTGCGATGCGAAGCCTGCGGCGCGCAGTCGCCGGCCGGACCGTAG
- a CDS encoding DUF7836 family putative zinc-binding protein, translated as MEEAYVRLLCPECKKDWESTPTALPKHDATYHCPNCHASRRLAEYTRTDRDLETLKGLQ; from the coding sequence ATGGAGGAGGCCTACGTGCGACTGCTCTGTCCCGAGTGCAAGAAAGACTGGGAGTCGACGCCGACCGCGCTCCCGAAACACGACGCCACGTACCACTGTCCGAACTGTCACGCCAGTCGGCGACTCGCGGAGTACACCAGAACCGACAGAGACCTGGAGACGCTGAAGGGACTACAGTAG
- a CDS encoding transcription initiation factor IIB — MSEIHTRTNSGEQQTSTEIETEEESVDESLCPECGGHTQLDAEHGETVCEECGLVVEEDEIDHGPEWRAFDASERDSKSRVGAPTTKMMHDKGLSTNIGWQDKDAYGNSLSSSQRQKMQRLRTWNERFRTRDSKERNLKQALGEIDRMASALGLPKNVRETASVIYRRALDEDLLPGRSIEGVATSALYAAARQANNPRSLDEMTHVSRVERMELTRTYRYIIRELGLEVAPAKPESYVPRFCSELSLSDETERRARELIEAARDGGILSGKSPVGIAAAAVYAAALLTNEKVTQSEVSGVADISEVTIRNRYKELLDVDGLPA; from the coding sequence ATGAGCGAGATACACACCCGAACCAACAGCGGCGAACAGCAGACCAGCACAGAGATCGAGACGGAGGAGGAAAGCGTCGACGAGAGTCTCTGCCCAGAGTGTGGCGGCCACACACAGCTCGACGCGGAACACGGCGAGACGGTGTGTGAAGAGTGCGGACTGGTCGTCGAGGAAGACGAGATCGACCACGGGCCCGAGTGGCGCGCGTTCGACGCCAGCGAGAGAGACAGCAAGTCCCGCGTCGGTGCGCCGACGACCAAGATGATGCACGACAAGGGGCTGTCGACCAACATCGGCTGGCAGGACAAGGACGCCTACGGCAACTCCCTGTCCAGCTCCCAGCGCCAGAAGATGCAGCGTCTGCGCACCTGGAACGAGCGGTTCCGGACACGCGACTCCAAGGAGCGCAACCTCAAGCAGGCGCTTGGCGAGATCGACCGCATGGCCTCGGCGCTCGGACTCCCCAAGAACGTCCGCGAGACCGCCAGCGTCATCTATCGCCGCGCGCTCGACGAGGACCTGCTGCCCGGCCGCTCCATCGAGGGCGTCGCCACCTCGGCGCTGTACGCCGCCGCGCGTCAGGCGAACAACCCCCGGTCACTCGACGAGATGACCCACGTCTCACGCGTCGAACGGATGGAACTCACCCGGACCTACCGCTACATCATCCGGGAGCTGGGCCTGGAAGTCGCCCCGGCAAAGCCCGAGAGCTACGTCCCGCGCTTTTGCAGCGAGCTGTCGCTGTCGGACGAGACCGAGCGACGCGCACGCGAACTGATCGAAGCCGCTCGCGACGGTGGCATTCTCAGCGGGAAGTCGCCGGTCGGAATCGCGGCCGCGGCCGTGTACGCCGCTGCACTGCTGACCAACGAAAAGGTCACCCAGAGCGAGGTCAGCGGCGTCGCGGACATCTCCGAGGTCACGATCCGCAACCGCTACAAGGAACTGCTCGACGTCGACGGCCTCCCGGCGTAA
- a CDS encoding DUF357 domain-containing protein, whose amino-acid sequence MAAELWEKTDRYEGLLADAVAAAEIAPPEGTPMHDAAVECAEMAASYLEDGRHFRADDDPVNALASFSYGHAWLDAGARIGLFDVPTEGHLFTV is encoded by the coding sequence ATGGCTGCGGAGCTATGGGAGAAGACCGATCGATACGAGGGACTGCTCGCGGACGCCGTCGCGGCGGCCGAGATCGCGCCACCGGAGGGGACGCCGATGCACGACGCGGCCGTCGAGTGTGCGGAGATGGCGGCGTCGTATCTCGAAGACGGCCGACATTTCCGGGCGGACGACGACCCGGTCAACGCGCTGGCGTCGTTCTCCTACGGCCACGCGTGGCTCGACGCCGGGGCACGAATCGGGCTGTTCGACGTGCCGACCGAGGGCCACCTCTTTACTGTCTAG